One genomic region from Bombus terrestris chromosome 15, iyBomTerr1.2, whole genome shotgun sequence encodes:
- the LOC100642586 gene encoding dopamine receptor 1 isoform X4 translates to MTFAGVNDLLGYWVFGPRFCDTWIAFDVMCSTASILNLCAISLDRYIHIKDPLRYGRWVTRRVAVAGIAIVWLLAGLISFVPISLGLHRADEPVMYDDGKEEHPTCALDLTLTYAIVSSSISFYVPCIVMLGIYCRLYCYAQKHVKSIRAVTKLPDTSMAKSFRAKSTRNKPPKPQTKTKPTSPYHVSDHKAAITVGVIMGVFLICWVPFFCVNIVASYCKTCISVRAFQVLTWLGYSNSAFNPIIYSIFNTEFREAFKRILTKGARARGNQPSTSECGEFRSVVVQKRNGSMIECNISPRSSADSCQVGMMAQRHRDTIVSAI, encoded by the exons ATGACATTTGCCGGGGTGAATGATCTTCTCGGCTATTGGGTATTTGGACCGCGATTCTGCGACACCTGGATCGCTTTTGACGTTATGTGCAGCACTGCCTCTATTCTGAATCTTTGCGCAATCTCTCTCGATCGTTACATACATATAAAGGATCCGCTTAG ATACGGTCGTTGGGTGACAAGAAGAGTCGCGGTTGCTGGAATCGCTATCGTATGGTTGCTCGCAGGACTCATATCCTTCGTGCCAATCAGCCTAGGCCTTCACCGAGCAGATGAGCCCGTAATGTATGATGATGGTAAAGAG GAACATCCTACGTGCGCCTTAGACCTTACACTCACCTACGCGATAGTTTCCTCTTCTATATCTTTTTACGTGCCCTGCATCGTAATGCTGGGGATTTATTGCAG GCTCTATTGCTACGCACAGAAACACGTGAAAAGCATCCGTGCAGTAACGAAACTGCCGGATACCTCAATGGCCAAGAGTTTTCGTGCGAAAAGTACTCGCAACAAACCACCAAAGCCGCAAACAAAAACGAAGCCGACAAGTCCTTATCATGTGTCTGATCATAAAGCCGCTATAACAGTGGGTGTAATTATGGGTGTTTTCTTGATATGCTGGGTACCCTTTTTCTGCGTAAATATCGTCGCTTCATATTGCAAGACCTGCATATCAGTCCGAGCATTCCAA GTACTCACTTGGCTCGGCTACAGCAACTCGGCCTTCAATCCGATCATCTACAGCATCTTTAACACAGAGTTTCGAGAAGCGTTCAAAAGAATTCTTACAAAGGGTGCGCGAGCCCGAGGAAACCAACCGTCGACTAGCGAATGCGGAGAATTTCGATCCGTGGTTGTACAAAAACGAAACGGGTCTATGATCGAATGTAATATTAGTCCAAGATCAAGCGCGGACAGTTGTCAAGTCGGAATGATGGCGCAAAGACATCGCGATACTATCGTCAGTGCGATATAA
- the LOC100642586 gene encoding dopamine receptor 1 isoform X2 encodes MGSFPEIRYKGQQPDRRGRRSARRQFLAVVGASRFLFLVLIFLSVAGNILVCVAIYTDRGLRRIGNLFLASLAIADLFVGCLVMTFAGVNDLLGYWVFGPRFCDTWIAFDVMCSTASILNLCAISLDRYIHIKDPLRYGRWVTRRVAVAGIAIVWLLAGLISFVPISLGLHRADEPVMYDDGKEEHPTCALDLTLTYAIVSSSISFYVPCIVMLGIYCRLYCYAQKHVKSIRAVTKLPDTSMAKSFRAKSTRNKPPKPQTKTKPTSPYHVSDHKAAITVGVIMGVFLICWVPFFCVNIVASYCKTCISVRAFQVLTWLGYSNSAFNPIIYSIFNTEFREAFKRILTKGARARGNQPSTSECGEFRSVVVQKRNGSMIECNISPRSSADSCQVGMMAQRHRDTIVSAI; translated from the exons AACAACCTGACAGACGGGGAAGAAGATCTGCCCGAAGACAGTTTCTCGCTGTTGTCGGTGCTTCTA GATTTCTCTTTCTGGTCTTGATATTCTTATCCGTGGCGGGCAACATTTTAGTCTGCGTGGCAATTTACACGGACCGCGGTTTACGGAGAATAGGAAATTTATTCCTGGCCTCCCTCGCTATCGCCGACCTGTTTGTCGGTTGTCTGGTTATGACATTTGCCGGGGTGAATGATCTTCTCGGCTATTGGGTATTTGGACCGCGATTCTGCGACACCTGGATCGCTTTTGACGTTATGTGCAGCACTGCCTCTATTCTGAATCTTTGCGCAATCTCTCTCGATCGTTACATACATATAAAGGATCCGCTTAG ATACGGTCGTTGGGTGACAAGAAGAGTCGCGGTTGCTGGAATCGCTATCGTATGGTTGCTCGCAGGACTCATATCCTTCGTGCCAATCAGCCTAGGCCTTCACCGAGCAGATGAGCCCGTAATGTATGATGATGGTAAAGAG GAACATCCTACGTGCGCCTTAGACCTTACACTCACCTACGCGATAGTTTCCTCTTCTATATCTTTTTACGTGCCCTGCATCGTAATGCTGGGGATTTATTGCAG GCTCTATTGCTACGCACAGAAACACGTGAAAAGCATCCGTGCAGTAACGAAACTGCCGGATACCTCAATGGCCAAGAGTTTTCGTGCGAAAAGTACTCGCAACAAACCACCAAAGCCGCAAACAAAAACGAAGCCGACAAGTCCTTATCATGTGTCTGATCATAAAGCCGCTATAACAGTGGGTGTAATTATGGGTGTTTTCTTGATATGCTGGGTACCCTTTTTCTGCGTAAATATCGTCGCTTCATATTGCAAGACCTGCATATCAGTCCGAGCATTCCAA GTACTCACTTGGCTCGGCTACAGCAACTCGGCCTTCAATCCGATCATCTACAGCATCTTTAACACAGAGTTTCGAGAAGCGTTCAAAAGAATTCTTACAAAGGGTGCGCGAGCCCGAGGAAACCAACCGTCGACTAGCGAATGCGGAGAATTTCGATCCGTGGTTGTACAAAAACGAAACGGGTCTATGATCGAATGTAATATTAGTCCAAGATCAAGCGCGGACAGTTGTCAAGTCGGAATGATGGCGCAAAGACATCGCGATACTATCGTCAGTGCGATATAA
- the LOC100642586 gene encoding dopamine receptor 1 isoform X1: MILPQNNLTDGEEDLPEDSFSLLSVLLFLRPILSGFLFLVLIFLSVAGNILVCVAIYTDRGLRRIGNLFLASLAIADLFVGCLVMTFAGVNDLLGYWVFGPRFCDTWIAFDVMCSTASILNLCAISLDRYIHIKDPLRYGRWVTRRVAVAGIAIVWLLAGLISFVPISLGLHRADEPVMYDDGKEEHPTCALDLTLTYAIVSSSISFYVPCIVMLGIYCRLYCYAQKHVKSIRAVTKLPDTSMAKSFRAKSTRNKPPKPQTKTKPTSPYHVSDHKAAITVGVIMGVFLICWVPFFCVNIVASYCKTCISVRAFQVLTWLGYSNSAFNPIIYSIFNTEFREAFKRILTKGARARGNQPSTSECGEFRSVVVQKRNGSMIECNISPRSSADSCQVGMMAQRHRDTIVSAI, from the exons AACAACCTGACAGACGGGGAAGAAGATCTGCCCGAAGACAGTTTCTCGCTGTTGTCGGTGCTTCTA TTTCTTCGACCCATTCTTTCAGGATTTCTCTTTCTGGTCTTGATATTCTTATCCGTGGCGGGCAACATTTTAGTCTGCGTGGCAATTTACACGGACCGCGGTTTACGGAGAATAGGAAATTTATTCCTGGCCTCCCTCGCTATCGCCGACCTGTTTGTCGGTTGTCTGGTTATGACATTTGCCGGGGTGAATGATCTTCTCGGCTATTGGGTATTTGGACCGCGATTCTGCGACACCTGGATCGCTTTTGACGTTATGTGCAGCACTGCCTCTATTCTGAATCTTTGCGCAATCTCTCTCGATCGTTACATACATATAAAGGATCCGCTTAG ATACGGTCGTTGGGTGACAAGAAGAGTCGCGGTTGCTGGAATCGCTATCGTATGGTTGCTCGCAGGACTCATATCCTTCGTGCCAATCAGCCTAGGCCTTCACCGAGCAGATGAGCCCGTAATGTATGATGATGGTAAAGAG GAACATCCTACGTGCGCCTTAGACCTTACACTCACCTACGCGATAGTTTCCTCTTCTATATCTTTTTACGTGCCCTGCATCGTAATGCTGGGGATTTATTGCAG GCTCTATTGCTACGCACAGAAACACGTGAAAAGCATCCGTGCAGTAACGAAACTGCCGGATACCTCAATGGCCAAGAGTTTTCGTGCGAAAAGTACTCGCAACAAACCACCAAAGCCGCAAACAAAAACGAAGCCGACAAGTCCTTATCATGTGTCTGATCATAAAGCCGCTATAACAGTGGGTGTAATTATGGGTGTTTTCTTGATATGCTGGGTACCCTTTTTCTGCGTAAATATCGTCGCTTCATATTGCAAGACCTGCATATCAGTCCGAGCATTCCAA GTACTCACTTGGCTCGGCTACAGCAACTCGGCCTTCAATCCGATCATCTACAGCATCTTTAACACAGAGTTTCGAGAAGCGTTCAAAAGAATTCTTACAAAGGGTGCGCGAGCCCGAGGAAACCAACCGTCGACTAGCGAATGCGGAGAATTTCGATCCGTGGTTGTACAAAAACGAAACGGGTCTATGATCGAATGTAATATTAGTCCAAGATCAAGCGCGGACAGTTGTCAAGTCGGAATGATGGCGCAAAGACATCGCGATACTATCGTCAGTGCGATATAA
- the LOC100652212 gene encoding methionine--tRNA ligase, mitochondrial isoform X2, giving the protein MAISSQAIRLPILIFMKNVFFRTNNCNKRYIMTTCTKLEKVLERLEKNPFFEKYANKIAKFQQTSPEEFLQRVENEEKKIQERKVTVHLSRSCHIQSLWMFPFVTTRTQPWNYVKKRNFSDHAMKSIYITTPIFYVNAGPHIGHLYTAVLADTIARFNAMLGHSVFLCTGTDEHGMKVQKAASNVTLPIPEYCTRVSRQFQEMCDMFDVEYSKFIRTTEERHKEAVHDFWNRLEKNGYIYQGKYSGWYNVSEEAFVPDKDVVKKNSTNINEAYTESGDVLEWMEEECYKFRLSSFKDELKHWLENANVIEPEIYRTNLIPWIDNLQDLSISRPIKRVSWAISTPSDESHTVYVWLDALVNYLTSVGYPDDSFRKFWPPTVQVIGKDILKFHGIYWPAFLMAAGLELPKKLICHGHWTVQDKKMSKSKENVISPFEAMHNFTQDGLRYFLLRHAMLPTDANYNNLKIQDILNSELADTLDDMRNTWNICRGELDKSTNSISRKAFADFVIHFLYNETVKFNVEVDNDSYDYCSR; this is encoded by the exons ATGGCAATTTCTTCACAAGCGATACGACTaccaatattaatatttatgaaaaacgtTTTTTTTCGTACAAACAATTGCAATAAGAGATACATTATGACAACTTGTACAAAGCTTGAAAAAGTTTTGGAAAGACTTGAAAAAAATCCTTTTTTTGAGAAATATGCTAATAAAATAGCGAAATTTCAACAAACTAGTCCAGAAGAATTCTTACAGCGTgtggaaaacgaagaaaagaagattCAAGAAAGGAAAG ttaCAGTCCATCTGTCAAGATCTTGTCATATTCAGTCTTTATGGATGTTTCCGTTCGTAACGACAAGAACACAACCATGGAATTATGTTAAAAAAAGGAATTTTAGTGATCATGCAATGAAAAGCATATATATTACTACACCTATATTTTATGTTAATGCTG GACCACATATAGGACATCTTTATACAGCAGTTTTGGCAGATACCATAGCTAGATTCAATGCTATGCTAGGACATTCTGTGTTTTTATGTACAGGTACAGATGAACATGGCATGAAAGTCCAGAAAGCTGCAAGTAATGTGACTTTACCTATTCCTGAATATTGTACTCGGGTTTCACGTCAATTTCAAGAAATGTGTGATATGTTTGATGTTGAAtattcaaagtttattagaacaACTGAAGAACGACATAAAGAAGCAGTTCATGACTTTTGG AATCGTTTAGAAAAAAATGGATATATTTATCAAGGAAAATATTCTGGTTGGTATAATGTATCAGAAGAAGCATTTGTCCCAGATAAAGATGTAGTAAAAAAGAATTCCACAAATATTAATGAAGCATATACAGAATCAGGGGATGTGTTAGAATGGATGGAGGAAGAGTGTTATAAATTTCGATTGTCTTCTTTTAAAGATGAATTAAAACATTGGTTGGAAAATG caAATGTAATAGAACCAGAAATATATCGCACGAACTTGATTCCGTGGATAGACAATTTACAAGACTTAAGTATTTCTAGACCTATCAAGAGAGTGTCTTGGGCAATTTCTACTCCTTCTGATGAATCTCATACAGTATATGTATGGCTGGATGCATTAGTCAATTATTTAACTTCAGTAGGATATCCAGATGATTCATTTAGAAAATTTTGGCCACCAACTGTACAA GTTATAGGAAAGgatatattgaaatttcatgGTATATATTGGCCAGCATTTTTAATGGCTGCTGGTCTTGAATTACCAAAAAAACTTATATGTCATGGACATTGGACTGTTCAAGATAAAAAGATGTCAAAATCCAAAGAAAATGTAATATCACCTTTTGAAGCAATGCATAATTTTACACAAGATGGTCTAAGATATTTTCTCTTACGACATGCAATGCTGCCCACAGATGCAA ATTAtaacaatttgaaaattcaggATATACTAAATTCTGAGCTAGCTGATACACTag ATGATATGAGAAATACGTGGAATATCTGTCGAGGAGAACTCGATAAGTCAACGAATTCGATATCTCGAAAAGCATTTGCAGATTTTGTAATACATTTTCTGTATAATGAAACAGTAAAGTTTAACGTTGAAGTTGACAACGACAGTTACGATTACTGTTCTAGatga
- the LOC100642468 gene encoding casein kinase I, with product MSMQLAMSVAKNEFIVGSKYRLLRKIGSGSFGDIYLGINISNGEEVAVKLESIRARHPQLLYESKLYKILHGGIGIPHIRWYGQEREYNVLVMDLLGPSLEDLFTFCTRRFTIKTVLMLADQMIGRIEYVHCKHFIHRDIKPDNFLMGIGRHCNKLFLIDFGLAKKYRDSRTRLHIMYREDKNLTGTARYASINAHLGIEQSRRDDMESLGYVLMYFNRGSLPWQGLKAATKKQKYEKISEKKMSTPVEVLCKGFPAEFAMYLNYTRGLRFEESPDYMYLRQLFRILFRTLNHQYDYTFDWTMLKQKNCLPTLTSGNGPGQSAPNAQGQGQAQAQPPAQTNTQPERIKL from the exons ATGTCGATGCAGTTGGCAATGTCAGTAGCAAAGAATGAGTTTATTGTGGGTAGCAAATACAGGCTGTTGAGAAAGATTGGCTCGGGATCCTTCGGCGACATTTACCTCGGTATCAACATCTCTAATGGTGAG GAAGTTGCTGTTAAGTTGGAAAGTATACGTGCTCGACATCCTCAACTCTTATATGAGTCAAAGCTATATAAAATTTTGCATGGTGGTATAGGAATACCTCATATACGTTG GTATGGGCAAGAACGAGAGTATAATGTACTTGTCATGGACCTCCTTGGTCCATCTCTTGAAGACCTCTTCACCTTTTGTACTAGAAGATTCACAATAAAAACAGTCTTAATGTTAGCAGATCAAATGATTGGTAGGATTGAATATGTTCATTGCAAACATTTTATTCATAGAGACATCAAACCAGATAACTTTTTAATGGGCATTGGCCGTCATTGTAATAAG CTTTTTCTCATTGATTTTGGATTAGCTAAAAAATATAGAGATAGTCGTACAAGACTGCATATAATGTATCgagaagataaaaatttaacagGCACAGCAAGGTATGCTTCGATTAATGCACATCTTGGAATAGAACAGAGTCGCCGTGATGATATGGAATCACTTGGTTATGTGCTTATGTATTTCAATCGCGGATCTCTTCCTTGGCAAGGACTTAAAGCTGCTACCAAAAAGCAGAAATATGAGAAAATAAGTGAAAAGAAAATGTCCACGCCTGTGGAAGTTTTATGTAAG gGATTTCCTGCTGAATTTGCGatgtatttaaattatacaCGAGGTCTACGTTTCGAAGAAAGTCCAGATTATATGTATCTTCGCCAACTTTTCCGTATACTTTTCCGTACATTGAATCACCAATATGATTATACTTTTGATTGGACAATGTTGAAACAAAAAAATTGTCTCCCTACTTTAACATCTGGAAATGGTCCAGGTCAATCCGCACCAAATGCTCAGGGGCAAGGACAAGCCCAAGCTCAGCCACCAGCTCAGACCAACACTCAACCAG AAAGGATAAAACTATAA
- the LOC100642586 gene encoding dopamine receptor 1 isoform X3, whose product MILPQNNLTDGEEDLPEDSFSLLSVLLVGFLFLVLIFLSVAGNILVCVAIYTDRGLRRIGNLFLASLAIADLFVGCLVMTFAGVNDLLGYWVFGPRFCDTWIAFDVMCSTASILNLCAISLDRYIHIKDPLRYGRWVTRRVAVAGIAIVWLLAGLISFVPISLGLHRADEPVMYDDGKEEHPTCALDLTLTYAIVSSSISFYVPCIVMLGIYCRLYCYAQKHVKSIRAVTKLPDTSMAKSFRAKSTRNKPPKPQTKTKPTSPYHVSDHKAAITVGVIMGVFLICWVPFFCVNIVASYCKTCISVRAFQVLTWLGYSNSAFNPIIYSIFNTEFREAFKRILTKGARARGNQPSTSECGEFRSVVVQKRNGSMIECNISPRSSADSCQVGMMAQRHRDTIVSAI is encoded by the exons AACAACCTGACAGACGGGGAAGAAGATCTGCCCGAAGACAGTTTCTCGCTGTTGTCGGTGCTTCTAGTTG GATTTCTCTTTCTGGTCTTGATATTCTTATCCGTGGCGGGCAACATTTTAGTCTGCGTGGCAATTTACACGGACCGCGGTTTACGGAGAATAGGAAATTTATTCCTGGCCTCCCTCGCTATCGCCGACCTGTTTGTCGGTTGTCTGGTTATGACATTTGCCGGGGTGAATGATCTTCTCGGCTATTGGGTATTTGGACCGCGATTCTGCGACACCTGGATCGCTTTTGACGTTATGTGCAGCACTGCCTCTATTCTGAATCTTTGCGCAATCTCTCTCGATCGTTACATACATATAAAGGATCCGCTTAG ATACGGTCGTTGGGTGACAAGAAGAGTCGCGGTTGCTGGAATCGCTATCGTATGGTTGCTCGCAGGACTCATATCCTTCGTGCCAATCAGCCTAGGCCTTCACCGAGCAGATGAGCCCGTAATGTATGATGATGGTAAAGAG GAACATCCTACGTGCGCCTTAGACCTTACACTCACCTACGCGATAGTTTCCTCTTCTATATCTTTTTACGTGCCCTGCATCGTAATGCTGGGGATTTATTGCAG GCTCTATTGCTACGCACAGAAACACGTGAAAAGCATCCGTGCAGTAACGAAACTGCCGGATACCTCAATGGCCAAGAGTTTTCGTGCGAAAAGTACTCGCAACAAACCACCAAAGCCGCAAACAAAAACGAAGCCGACAAGTCCTTATCATGTGTCTGATCATAAAGCCGCTATAACAGTGGGTGTAATTATGGGTGTTTTCTTGATATGCTGGGTACCCTTTTTCTGCGTAAATATCGTCGCTTCATATTGCAAGACCTGCATATCAGTCCGAGCATTCCAA GTACTCACTTGGCTCGGCTACAGCAACTCGGCCTTCAATCCGATCATCTACAGCATCTTTAACACAGAGTTTCGAGAAGCGTTCAAAAGAATTCTTACAAAGGGTGCGCGAGCCCGAGGAAACCAACCGTCGACTAGCGAATGCGGAGAATTTCGATCCGTGGTTGTACAAAAACGAAACGGGTCTATGATCGAATGTAATATTAGTCCAAGATCAAGCGCGGACAGTTGTCAAGTCGGAATGATGGCGCAAAGACATCGCGATACTATCGTCAGTGCGATATAA
- the LOC100652212 gene encoding methionine--tRNA ligase, mitochondrial isoform X1, whose amino-acid sequence MAISSQAIRLPILIFMKNVFFRTNNCNKRYIMTTCTKLEKVLERLEKNPFFEKYANKIAKFQQTSPEEFLQRVENEEKKIQERKVTVHLSRSCHIQSLWMFPFVTTRTQPWNYVKKRNFSDHAMKSIYITTPIFYVNAGPHIGHLYTAVLADTIARFNAMLGHSVFLCTGTDEHGMKVQKAASNVTLPIPEYCTRVSRQFQEMCDMFDVEYSKFIRTTEERHKEAVHDFWNRLEKNGYIYQGKYSGWYNVSEEAFVPDKDVVKKNSTNINEAYTESGDVLEWMEEECYKFRLSSFKDELKHWLENANVIEPEIYRTNLIPWIDNLQDLSISRPIKRVSWAISTPSDESHTVYVWLDALVNYLTSVGYPDDSFRKFWPPTVQVIGKDILKFHGIYWPAFLMAAGLELPKKLICHGHWTVQDKKMSKSKENVISPFEAMHNFTQDGLRYFLLRHAMLPTDANYNNLKIQDILNSELADTLGNLFNRCFGKSINPDGIIYNSTEYTNILKSEIARKNVIALEELSEKAKEYYEKYNLYYTVDIVMNMLHIANQMFHHHRPWELSKAKDPDSVKQLEAVISLALENLRVAALVLYPIIPKSASNLLDVLQVSKSNRTWEDTKPIHLTNASNETRHVLTQNMLFFKKIKN is encoded by the exons ATGGCAATTTCTTCACAAGCGATACGACTaccaatattaatatttatgaaaaacgtTTTTTTTCGTACAAACAATTGCAATAAGAGATACATTATGACAACTTGTACAAAGCTTGAAAAAGTTTTGGAAAGACTTGAAAAAAATCCTTTTTTTGAGAAATATGCTAATAAAATAGCGAAATTTCAACAAACTAGTCCAGAAGAATTCTTACAGCGTgtggaaaacgaagaaaagaagattCAAGAAAGGAAAG ttaCAGTCCATCTGTCAAGATCTTGTCATATTCAGTCTTTATGGATGTTTCCGTTCGTAACGACAAGAACACAACCATGGAATTATGTTAAAAAAAGGAATTTTAGTGATCATGCAATGAAAAGCATATATATTACTACACCTATATTTTATGTTAATGCTG GACCACATATAGGACATCTTTATACAGCAGTTTTGGCAGATACCATAGCTAGATTCAATGCTATGCTAGGACATTCTGTGTTTTTATGTACAGGTACAGATGAACATGGCATGAAAGTCCAGAAAGCTGCAAGTAATGTGACTTTACCTATTCCTGAATATTGTACTCGGGTTTCACGTCAATTTCAAGAAATGTGTGATATGTTTGATGTTGAAtattcaaagtttattagaacaACTGAAGAACGACATAAAGAAGCAGTTCATGACTTTTGG AATCGTTTAGAAAAAAATGGATATATTTATCAAGGAAAATATTCTGGTTGGTATAATGTATCAGAAGAAGCATTTGTCCCAGATAAAGATGTAGTAAAAAAGAATTCCACAAATATTAATGAAGCATATACAGAATCAGGGGATGTGTTAGAATGGATGGAGGAAGAGTGTTATAAATTTCGATTGTCTTCTTTTAAAGATGAATTAAAACATTGGTTGGAAAATG caAATGTAATAGAACCAGAAATATATCGCACGAACTTGATTCCGTGGATAGACAATTTACAAGACTTAAGTATTTCTAGACCTATCAAGAGAGTGTCTTGGGCAATTTCTACTCCTTCTGATGAATCTCATACAGTATATGTATGGCTGGATGCATTAGTCAATTATTTAACTTCAGTAGGATATCCAGATGATTCATTTAGAAAATTTTGGCCACCAACTGTACAA GTTATAGGAAAGgatatattgaaatttcatgGTATATATTGGCCAGCATTTTTAATGGCTGCTGGTCTTGAATTACCAAAAAAACTTATATGTCATGGACATTGGACTGTTCAAGATAAAAAGATGTCAAAATCCAAAGAAAATGTAATATCACCTTTTGAAGCAATGCATAATTTTACACAAGATGGTCTAAGATATTTTCTCTTACGACATGCAATGCTGCCCACAGATGCAA ATTAtaacaatttgaaaattcaggATATACTAAATTCTGAGCTAGCTGATACACTaggtaatttatttaatcgttGTTTTGGTAAAAGTATTAATCCAGacggaataatatataattcaaccgaatatacaaatattttaaaatccgagatagctcgtaaaaatgtaatagCTTTGGAAGAATTAAGTGAAAAAGCTAAGGAATATTAtgagaaatataatttgtattacACAGTGGATATTGTGATGAATATGTTGCACATTGCTAATCAAATGTTTCATCATCATCGGCCATGGGAATTAAGTAAAGCCAAAGACCCTGATTCTGTAAAGCAACTTGAAGCTGTGATCTCTTTAGCTTTGGAAAATTTACGAGTAGCTGCTTTAGTATTGTATCCCATTATACCAAAGTCAGCTTCTAATCTTCTTGACGTTCTTCAAGTTTCAAAAAGCAATCGTACTTGGGAAGATACAAAACCGATTCACTTAACAAATGCTTCGAATGAAACAAGACATGTTTTGACGCAGAatatgttattttttaaaaaaataaaaaattga